In Deltaproteobacteria bacterium, the following are encoded in one genomic region:
- a CDS encoding type II toxin-antitoxin system HicA family toxin, which produces MTTRHRRTLQAIFENPVRANIPWVDMESLLRACGAEISEGRGSRVRIALHGVRAVFHRPHPQKETDKGAVVSMRRFLTEAGIEP; this is translated from the coding sequence ATGACAACAAGACATCGTAGGACGTTGCAAGCCATTTTCGAGAATCCTGTACGAGCGAATATCCCTTGGGTCGATATGGAGAGTCTGCTGCGCGCATGTGGAGCGGAAATCAGTGAGGGGCGAGGGTCCAGAGTACGTATTGCCCTCCATGGTGTGCGTGCGGTGTTTCATCGTCCCCATCCACAGAAAGAAACGGACAAAGGCGCGGTAGTGTCGATGCGCCGTTTTCTCACAGAAGCAGGAATAGAACCATGA
- a CDS encoding type II toxin-antitoxin system HicB family antitoxin encodes MAYKGYLAHITFDEQANLFHGEVVNIRDVVTFQGQSVDALRQAFADSIEDYLSFCTERGEAPEQPFSGRFTVRLSPEQHRKVILAAEQAGKDMAQWVAEALEQAVGP; translated from the coding sequence ATGGCATACAAAGGATATCTTGCCCATATTACCTTCGACGAGCAGGCGAATCTTTTCCATGGTGAGGTCGTCAACATTCGGGATGTTGTGACGTTTCAGGGACAATCCGTCGATGCGCTCCGCCAGGCATTCGCCGACTCTATTGAGGACTATCTGTCGTTTTGCACCGAGCGCGGGGAAGCGCCAGAGCAACCCTTCTCCGGACGGTTCACAGTCCGCCTGTCGCCGGAACAGCATCGCAAGGTCATTCTTGCCGCCGAGCAGGCGGGCAAAGACATGGCACAATGGGTCGCAGAGGCACTGGAGCAGGCCGTAGGGCCGTAG
- a CDS encoding DUF433 domain-containing protein, whose amino-acid sequence MTKPLITCLPDVMGGTPVFAGTRVPVQTLLDYLEGDETIDDFLEGFPTVSREQVVAFLEEAKDRMVAAAL is encoded by the coding sequence ATGACCAAGCCGCTTATTACTTGCTTGCCTGACGTTATGGGGGGAACTCCGGTGTTCGCTGGGACTCGCGTACCAGTGCAAACCTTGCTGGACTATCTTGAAGGCGACGAGACCATAGATGACTTTCTAGAAGGGTTTCCGACAGTCAGCCGTGAGCAGGTCGTGGCCTTTCTGGAGGAGGCCAAAGATCGCATGGTGGCGGCTGCCCTGTGA
- a CDS encoding DUF5615 family PIN-like protein — protein sequence MKILLDECIDRRLAKDIAGHEVKTVPQMGWATIKNDALLALAEKNFEVFVTVDRNLSFQQHLPRYTIAVIVLRARSNRLQDLRPLVPKLLGMLPMAKRGEALWVSL from the coding sequence GTGAAGATCCTGCTCGACGAATGCATTGACCGCCGGCTTGCGAAAGATATCGCAGGACATGAGGTCAAAACTGTCCCCCAGATGGGATGGGCGACAATCAAAAACGACGCATTGCTGGCTCTTGCCGAAAAAAACTTCGAAGTCTTCGTTACGGTAGATCGCAACCTGTCATTCCAACAGCATCTTCCACGGTACACCATCGCGGTCATTGTCCTGCGTGCACGGAGCAACCGGTTACAAGATTTACGTCCCTTGGTGCCCAAGTTGCTAGGAATGTTGCCGATGGCGAAACGTGGGGAAGCCCTGTGGGTCAGCCTCTAA